A window of Nicotiana tabacum cultivar K326 chromosome 24, ASM71507v2, whole genome shotgun sequence contains these coding sequences:
- the LOC107785617 gene encoding receptor-like protein EIX2 → MQQCPAEIKIEGLKETAMDYRTSVCALFIFLFAASSLESVCSQIRRTNISCFENERKALIQFKESLVDQSNRLSSWIGDNCCKWDGVGCNIVTGHVVNLDLSNKFPNDEDLDTVKSRESWKNWEKFKGTVLGGELNPSLLKLKHLRYLDLSYNDFSRIQIPPFLGSLKNLRVLNLSCAGFGGKIPHHLGNLSRLEHLNLGICKTFFVAARNVFEADSVPWVARLTSVRTLHFVGLSIPNSEDLFNSINMLPSLLSLSLVSCQLTSFPSRMYVNFTSLTSLDIQMNFVESAIPTWFSNLTSLVNLNLGLNAFKGSTDFFEQLRDLETLDLQVNHFGDPVLNSLCRLNSLVYLDLTRNQLKSSDFHCLRNLTSLSVLKLTGNMLQGPFPESLTSSFCTLRVLDLSDNNFTGLLPTFIRDPSSCYQNSLKELYLSNNVYNDYFPAGLEKHKDLEIVDLANSSLYGPIPYSIGKITNLKILSISNNDLNGSIPSSIGELSNLEELDISYNLFTGVVTELYFAKLSNLKNLQMSGNTLVLNVSYTWVPPFQVRMIGMSSITVGPRFPPWLKTQLQLDRLIMSDANIADTIPAWFRNITESLGIIDLSGNKLAGGLEAFCDAQRLSTIDLSKNLLSESIPSCFGNLTRLITLTLSDNNLEGHIPFSLGALGIQLSYLHLQNNRLSGKLPSTLQNLTNLRSLHLGENNFKDTIPAWLGRRVKSLQILRLNSNEFFGDIPLQLCQIRFLCVLNLAGNNLDGSIPHCFRNFTCMRIKSRYDTSFGFRYNERVDHNMKGRSLEYSDSQISLLKFMDLSENKFIGRIPEELTELEGLQSLNLSSNNLNGSIPKTIGNMKQLQSLDLSLNKISGPVPQGLASLNYLSYLNLSFNKLSGPIPTGNQLQSLDDKSIYAGNNGLCGWPLLRSCHDKKSTSHQNQPNLDQDDKGGADSNRLWFYAGIGPGFCVGFVGVIVVLHFNKSWRVMYFQFLEDFYNKLYVAIFLIIAKFQRRG, encoded by the coding sequence ATGCAGCAATGTCCTGCAGAAATTAAAATTGAAGGACTAAAGGAAACAGCTATGGACTATCGTACATCTGTTTGTGctctatttatttttctttttgctgCAAGCAGCCTTGAGAGTGTTTGCTCCCAAATTCGTCGTACCAATATCAGTTGTTTTGAGAATGAGAGAAAAGCTCTTATCCAATTCAAGGAAAGCCTAGTTGATCAATCAAATCGCTTGTCGTCATGGATTGGAGATAACTGTTGCAAATGGGatggagttggttgtaacatcgTAACTGGCCATGTCGTGAATCTTGATCTTTCTAACAAATTTCCTAATGATGAAGATTTAGACACAGTAAAGAGCAGGGAGAGCTGGAAGAACTGGGAAAAGTTCAAAGGAACTGTCTTGGGAGGTGAGCTAAATCCTTCTTTGCTTAAATTAAAGCATTTACGTTACCTCGACTTGAGCTACAATGACTTTTCAAGAATTCAAATTCCACCATTTCTTGGATCGTTGAAAAACTTGAGAGTGCTCAATCTTTCATGTGCTGGCTTTGGTGGAAAAATCCCCCATCATCTTGGAAACCTATCAAGGTTAGAACATTTAAACTTAGGAATTTGCAAAACCTTTTTTGTCGCAGCGCGCAATGTTTTTGAAGCGGATAGTGTTCCCTGGGTTGCTAGGCTTACTTCTGTAAGAACCTTACACTTTGTTGGATTGTCCATACCAAACAGTGAAGATCTTTTTAATTCAATTAACATGCTTCCTTCATTGTTGTCATTGAGCTTGGTAAGTTGTCAACTCACTAGTTTTCCATCTCGTATGTATGTTAATTTCACTTCTCTTACTTCACTTGATATCCAAATGAACTTCGTCGAATCCGCTATCCCTACATGGTTTTCCAACCTTACAAGCCTAGTGAATCTCAATCTTGGTTTAAATGCATTCAAAGGTTCAACTGATTTCTTTGAGCAACTGAGGGATCTAGAAACACTTGATCTTCAGGTGAACCATTTTGGCGATCCAGTGCTAAATTCGTTATGCAGGTTGAATAGCCTTGTTTATTTGGATTTAACCCGAAATCAACTTAAAAGCTCAGATTTTCATTGCCTTAGAAATCTAACTTCTCTTTCCGTCCTTAAGTTGACTGGCAATATGTTGCAAGGACCTTTCCCTGAGTCCCTAACAAGTAGTTTCTGTACATTGCGCGTTCTTGATTTGTCTGATAACAATTTCACCGGGTTACTTCCAACATTTATTAGAGATCCATCTAGTTGCTACCAAAATTCCTTGAAGGAGCTATACTTAAGCAATAATGTGTACAATGACTACTTCCCTGCTGGACTGGAAAAGCACAAGGATCTTGAAATTGTTGATCTTGCCAATAGTTCATTGTATGGTCCCATACCATATTCAATTGGTAAGATAACGAATCTGAAAATCTTGTCAATTTCAAACAATGACTTGAATGGGAGCATTCCATCTAGTATTGGGGAACTGTCAAATTTGGAAGAGCTGGACATCTCATACAACTTATTCACTGGTGTGGTCACCGAGCTCTATTTTGCTAAGCTTagcaatttgaagaacttgcaaatGTCGGGGAACACGTTGGTTTTGAATGTTAGCTACACATGGGTTCCTCCTTTTCAAGTCAGAATGATTGGGATGTCATCTATAACAGTAGGGCCTCGTTTCCCCCCCTGGCTCAAAACACAGCTACAGCTTGATAGGTTGATCATGTCCGATGCTAACATTGCAGATACGATCCCTGCTTGGTTTAGAAATATAACAGAGTCTTTGGGAATCATTGATCTCTCCGGTAATAAATTAGCTGGTGGCCTAGAAGCTTTTTGTGATGCTCAACGTTTGTCCACCATCGATCTATCCAAGAATCTGTTATCAGAAAGTATTCCTTCGTGTTTTGGGAACCTTACAAGATTAATAACACTTACTCTGTCAGATAATAATCTTGAAGGTCATATCCCATTTTCTTTAGGTGCTTTAGGGATTCAACTTAGCTATTTGCATTTGCAAAACAACAGGCTAAGCGGGAAGCTCCCCTCGACTCTTCAAAATTTGACGAATTTGAGATCACTTCACTTGGGAGAAAATAATTTCAAGGATACTATCCCTGCATGGCTTGGTAGGAGGGTAAAGTCATTGCAAATTCTGAGGCTAAATTCAAATGAATTTTTTGGTGACATTCCCTTACAACTATGCCAAATCCGTTTCTTGTGTGTTTTAAATCTTGCTGGCAATAACTTGGATGGAAGCATCCCTCATTGTTTTAGAAACTTTACTTGCATGAGAATCAAATCAAGGTACGACACTTCTTTTGGATTTCGCTATAATGAGAGAGTTGATCACAATATGAAAGGGAGATCTCTGGAGTATTCTGATAGTCAAATATCATTGCTCAAGTTCATGGATCTTTCAGAAAACAAGTTTATAGGACGTATTCCAGAGGAATTAACAGAGCTAGAAGGGTTGCAGAGTTTAAATTTGTCAAGCAATAATCTCAACGGAAGCATCCCAAAGACGATAGGCAATATGAAACAACTCCAGTCCCTCGATTTGTCTCTGAACAAGATCTCCGGTCCAGTTCCTCAAGGTTTGGCTTCTTTGAACTATTTGAGCTACTTGAACTTATCATTTAACAAATTATCAGGTCCAATTCCTACTGGAAATCAGCTCCAGTCATTGGATGACAAGTCCATCTATGCTGGCAACAATGGGCTTTGTGGATGGCCACTCTTGAGAAGTTGTCATGACAAGAAATCAACATCTCATCAGAATCAGCCAAATCTTGATCAAGACGATAAAGGTGGCGCGGACTCTAATCGTTTATGGTTCTACGCTGGAATAGGACCTGGTTTCTGTGTTGGCTTCGTAGGGGTGattgttgttttgcatttcaACAAATCCTGGCGTGTCATGTACTTTCAGTTCCTGGAGGATTTCTACAACAAGTTATATGTTGCAATTTTTCTCATCATTGCTAAGTTTCAAAGAAGAGGCTGA